The following nucleotide sequence is from Apium graveolens cultivar Ventura chromosome 4, ASM990537v1, whole genome shotgun sequence.
AATTATATTGGAGAGTATGTTACATCTGACCCTGCAAATTTTCATGGTACTTGGAAGACTTTTGTTCGAATAAGAGTTAAAATGAGTGTTCTTAAACCTTTAAAGAGGAGGATGAGGATTAAGAGAGAAGGGGGAAACTGGAGTTGGATACATTTTAAGTATGAAAGGCTAAGCTCCTTTTGCTTTGTCTGTGGTATAATAGGTCATTCGGAAAGGGACTGTGATATGGTATATGATAATCCAGGAAAAGAGATTGAACGTGCTTATGGGCCGTGGTTGAGAGCGCCGGGGAAGAATAGTAAAACTCCTGCTGGGTCGAGGTGGTTGAGAAATGCAGAAAATGAAAGTAGGTGGAAGAACGGAGAGGGTAGTTCCAGGCCGGCGCCAACAGGGGACGGAGGAGGAGCGAGTTTTAAGGGATATGGGACAGTTGTTACGGTAAATCAGGGAGACGTTGGTAAAATCACGGTGATATCAAAAAATCAGGAGGGAGTAGATATGGGAGGGCGAATTTCAAATGTAACAGATTTGGAGGGAGAAAATCAGGGAGTAGATAATGTTATTGTGGACCTAAAAAGGCGTCGTACTGACAGCGGGAGTGTGAGAAATGATAATGGGCCGGATAATATGCAAACAGATGGGCTTGAAATAGTTGAGCAGGTCAAGGAAAATAAGGATTCAAAAAACGAAATGAGGGTGGGCTCTGGAGACCAGGCCCACCTGGAATTATGAGTCTCCTTTGTTGGAACTGTCGTGGAATGGGCAATCCACGAGCAGTTAGGTTCCTTAAGGAACTGGTCCTGAAGAATAAGCCCAGTCTGATTTTTCTTTCGAAAACTTTAGCAAATAAAAGTAGAATAGAAGAGTTTTGTAAACAAATTCATTACGCTGGTTGTTTTGTGGTCGAGATGCAGGGACAAGGGGGAGGGTTGGCTTTGTTTTGGAAGAATGAAGGGGGAGTAGCGATAAAAGGTAGTTGTCAAAATTATATAGATTTTGAGGTTGAGAATGATCAAATAGGCAAGTGGAGATATACTGGTTTCTATGGTTGCCCGGAGAGGTTTCGTCGCCAGGATTCATGGAATATAATTCGTGATCTTGCAGAAAGCTCAAATCTTCCATGGTGTATGGTGGGAGATTACAATGATATGATGTTTAGTTATGAGAAGTGTGGAGGTCGTCCGCACCCAAGATGGTTGTTAGAAGGTTTCAGTAAGGTAATTGATGAGTGTGGCTTAGAAGACTTGGGTTTCACAGGAAGCTTATTTACCTGGGAGAAATCGAGAGGGACAAGCAATTGGATTCAAGAACGGCTGGATAGAGGGTGTGCAAATATAGAGTGGAAAACTCTGTTTCCGCGAGCAGAGGTTGTAGTCATCGAGGTATCCACGTCCGACCATTTGCCTTTGTTACTTCAATTAAATTCACAGGTGTATGTGCCAAAGGTCAAGAGATTCAGGTTTGAAAACGTATGGCTTCGAGAGGCAGAGTGTGTGAATATTGTGAAAGACAGCTGGGCAAATAATGAAGCAAGTAGTATCATGGGAAAAATTGAGTTTTGTTGTCTTAAGTTGGAAGAATGGGGAGGGGGAAAGAGTAAGGAGCTTAGTCAAAAAATCAAAGAGTGTCGAAGGCTTCTTAGTAAATTACGGTCGAGGAGAGATGGGGTTGGGGTTAAAAGATATAGTGAAGTTAGGGAGGAGTTCTTAAATCTACTGGAAAAGCAAGAAGTGTACTGGAAACAGCGGGCGAAACAATTTTGGCTTCAACAGGGTGATCAAAACACGCGTTTTTTCCATAACTTTGCGTCAGGGAGGAGAAGGAATAATCAAATTAGTAGGCTTCAAGATAAGAATGGGGAATGGAAAGACAGTGAGAAGGATATACAAGGAATAATCACAGAGTATTTTAATGAGCTTTTCAAATCATCTCACGTTGAAGAGAGATTATCCGACAGAGATAAGGTGCAATGTATTACAGATGAGCAGAATGCAAATTTGGTGCAACCAATAACAAATGAAGAAGTGAAAGTTGCTGTCTTTGCAATGCATCCAGAAAAAGCTCCAGGGTATGATGGTTTGAACCCGGCTTTCTATCAGGCGTTTTGGAAAATTGTAGAGAAAGATGTGGTGGGTTTCTGCAAGCATTTTTTCGATACAGGGGAATTACCAATGGAGTTTAACAGAACTATGGTCTGTCTAATTCCGAAGGTGAAACAACCGAAACAAATGTCTGATTTACGGCCAATTTCTCTGTGCAATGTTCTCTTTAGGGTGTTATCCAAAGTCCTAGCTAACAGGTTGAAGGCCTGCTTACCAACTTTAATATCTCCAAACCAGAGTGCGTTTGTAGAAGGTAGGCTATTAACGGATAACGCATTGGTAGCCTTTGAAGTAAACCACTATATTAAGAGACGCACTCAAGGGAAGAAGGGGGTGGCTGCTTTGAAAATTGATGTATCCAAAGCTTATGACAGGTTGGAGTGGGATTTTATTGAGCATATGCTGGTAAAGTTTGGTTTTCAGGATAAATGGAGAGAAAGGGTTATGACCTGCATTAAGACAGTCTCGTATAGTTTTGTGCAGCAAGGGGCAGTTTTTGGAGAAATTTTTCCGGAAAGGGGAATTAGGCAGGGGGATCCAATATCCCCATACTTGTATATCATGTGTGCTGAGGGTCTTAGTTCTCTGATTAGAAGAAATGAAGAAGTAGGGCTTATTCATGGGTGTAGTATTGCTCGGGGTGCCCCTCCTGTTTCACATTTACTGTTTGCTGACGACTGCTACTTGTTTTTCAAAGCTACAGAACCGGAAGCAAGGGTGTTGAAAGGGATTCTGAAAAGGTATGAGGGTTTATCTGGGCAAGCTATTAATTTTAATAAGTCAAGCATTACATTTAGCCCAAACACATTAGCAAACACTAGGAGAAGTATATGTGATGTAATGGGTGTGGAAGAGTTTGCAGTTCCAGGAAAATACTTGGGCTTGCCAATGACAGTAGGTAGAAAGAAGAATGAAGCTTTTAATTTTCTGTGTGATCGTGTGAAGCAGAAATTACAAGGTTGGAGGGGTACTACTATGTCAAAGGCTGGAAAATGTGTTTTGTTGAGAACAGCGGCACAGTCAATCCCGAACTTTTGGATGAATTTGCTACTTATTCCAAACGAGGTCTGTAACTCAATTCAAACGCAGATGAATAGTTTTTGGTGGGGGGGAGGAAGTAATAGGAGAGGTATTCGGTGGATGTCATGGACAAGGATGTGTACGGTAAAGGATGCAGGGGGGCTAGGGTTCAAGGATTTGAAATCGTTTAACATTGCCATGTTAGCTAAGCAAGCCTGGAGGTTGATAAATAATTCAAATCCGTTTGTTACGAATATTATGATGGCGAGGTACTATCCAAGAAGTGATTTTTTAAATGCAAAGCTGGGAGATAACCCGAGTTACATGTGGAGGAGTATCTTTACAGCTCAAGAAGTAGTAAAACAGGGTTGTCGAAGGAAGATTGGCACTGGAAGCGATACGAATGTGTGGAAAATCCCATGGTTACCAAGTAAGGAAAATGGTTTTGTAACAACGGAGATGCCAGGCGAATTGGAGGATATTACGGTGTACAACTTAATGCAGGAGAATGATAAAAAGTGGGATGAGGAAATTTTGAGTGACCTTTTTAATAATAGGGATGTTCAACTGATAAAGCAGATCCCTATATCTATCATTGAGAGGCAGGATTCATGGATGTGGCTGCATGATGAAAAAGGTGACTTCACTGTTAAAAGCTGCTATCGCAATTTGGTTGGGGAATATGATACAACAGATGCAGGGTTTTGGCGGAAGGTCTGGGCATTGAAAATACCAAAGAAAATTACTTTCTTTCTATGGAGAGTATGCAAGTTGTGTTTACCAACAGCCAAGGCACTAATCGAGAAGCGAGTTGCCATTGATGGGAGGTGTGCGTGGTGTCATCTGGCAATGGAGGATGCAATGCATATCTTCTTTGAATGTTCTTTTGCGCGACTGGTCTGGGAGGATTTGGGTTTTACAGGATGGCTTCAAGTGATACAAGGTGGTTCCATTTTGGCTACTTTTAAACACTTGTTTAGTACTGGAACTATGGAGCAGTGCATTCTAGTTGTAGTTGTGTGTTGGAGTTTGTGGAACAGGCGTAACAAGTGGGTGTGGAGTAAAGTAGAGATGTCGGTTTTTGGTATGAAATCAGCTGCTGTTAACTTGCTTGCGGATTGGAGGAGAGCTCAACAGGACAAATTGAAAGCTACACAGGTAATGGGTTCGAATAGCAAGGTCTGGCAAAAACCTCAGGTGGGTTGGGTGAAAATCAACATGGATGCAGCGCTTTTTACTTCCTCAAATTCGATTGGGGTTGGAGGAGTAATTAGAGATGCGGATGGTGGTTTTGTGAGTGCCATGTGTAAACCAGTAGCAGGTATATGGATGCCTAGAGAGGCAGAGGCGATTAGTCTTAAGGAAGTCTTGTCTTGGACGAAGCAGCAGAGGTATACACGATGTGTGTTTGAGACCGACTCGAAAATTCTTGCAGATGCGTATAATGGGAGGAGGGGaaattcttattttcatactATTGTTAATGATTGTCTTGAGTTAAGTAAGCACTTTGAGAATGTATTAGTGCAATTTGTGCATAGGTCTGCGAATGGAGTGGCTCATTTGTTAGCTAGGGCTTCTCATTCTGAGTCAGGCTTACGGGAGTGGAGTTGTGTTGCTCCAGACTTCCTTATGGATGTAATCACATTTGATTCAATTTAATGCAAGTACTTTTgcttcaaaaaaaaaaaaagtttatttattttgtttgcAATTTCAATTCAGATGGCGTTGCACTTTTGTAGGAGCTGTTGTAGTTTGTTCATGAAATGACCAAGTCATATACTGAAATTCAGGCCACCATAATCAACATCTTCTTCTGCAAAAATTTCTAACTGGTTAGCAAAAGAAAGTTTTTAAAGTTCAGTTTGTCAAAATTTCTACCCAAAGAACATACAAAAACAGGTTTGGTTTTACTTTTCTTGAAGTTCTTATTTATTTCACTAGTGTGTTTTTATGCTTTCATTATTATACACTAGCTATGCAATGTGATCGCGAATCCAATAGACAAAAGATATTAATATTTCTCTGTGAAATGTAAGCTTCACAAATTCAAAATAAATGGAAAGGTTCAAATAAACAAAATTCTAAGTCACATAATTTGATTAAAGAAGAACTCTGTGCTGTAAATACTTAGCAACAGCTACTTTATTTATATATGTTAAGTAATTTTCTATCTCTTTGTCTCTTTTGTGTATTCTCTCCAATTTGTAACCTACTTACATGAGGCTAATATATAGAAGTTTAGTAGAGGTTTCATTAAACATCTTGCCTGTTTCCATGTGGAACATGAATGTTACGATTCATCTCCTCGTAACAGCTCTTCATCTCATATGCTTAAGGACATGTATTTGGATTTTGGCGTGTTTGTATTCAGCAACAGATTGCATATTGGTAGTCTGATCAATGATCATATTCTCTGCACTTTAAAATGCATAAGAAACAGCAAGCTAACAATGATTAATGTCATTCACCTGCTCATTAATCTCAGAATGCTTCTGTAATGGAATCGATCAAATCACCATTCCAGGGGATAATTAATGACTTTAAAGGAAGAAAAGCTTGCTACAAGCATGACTGGACTAGTGCAATTTTATCAGGATTCAGGTTCTTTTCCGCTTTTTTTTTCGTTTAAATGACAATTTTATCTTCTTTGCGGAGCATTTAAATGATACTGTAGTTTCACCTGTGTATATGCAGAATTTTGGCTCCAACAACCTATATATTCTTTGCTTCGGCACTTCCAGTAATTGCATTTGGGGAGCAATTAGTCAGAGATACGGGTTAGTCATATTTATTTACTTACTTTGTTGTGTCTATGGTTCGAGCAGTGAGGCGATTTAAAATTGCAAAACTGATGCAGTTTGGCTGGCCTGTTTATTTGAGTATGCGGATATGATGGAGGGCTTTGACAAGTCACTTTTTGTATATAGATGGAAGCTTAAGCGCCGTGGATACTTTGGCGTCAACTGCTATATGTGGCGTCATACACTCAATTTTTGGGGGACAACCTTTATTGATATTAGGAGTTGCAGAACCTACAGTTATTATGTATACTTACCTATATAATTTCTGTAAAGGAAGGCCAGACATTGGAAAAGACCAGTTCTTGGCTTGGGCTGGATGGTAAGTTTTAATAGTTAGTTCTTTATTTAATTTACACCTTGCAATCTCTAGACTGTAACATTTATCCTCTCTTTGCAGGGTTTGTGTTTGGACAGCTCTTATGCTAGTCCTCCTTGCAATATTCAATGCTTGCACTATTATCAAAAGATTTACAAGAATTGCAGGAGAACTCTTTGGCATGCTGATTGCAGTTCTTTTCATGCAAGAAGCTGTCAAGGTATTTTCTTGGtaatgaaaataaaattaatagtgCCCCTAAGAAGTGCataattataatgagtcaattgCATTTGTATTCCAGGGGTTGATTAATGAGTTTAAAATTCCTAAAGGTGAGAATCCTTTTGAGGAGAAGTATAATTTTCAGTGGAAGTACGTAAACGGGCTGCTAGCAATCATTTTCGCATTTGGTGTACTGTTTAGTTCCTTAAAGAGTAGAAGAATGAGGTCGTCACCGTTTGGCCCAGGTTTGTGAAACTTCCGGggttttaatatttatttttctCCGAACTTAAAACTGAAATTAATAACTACTTGTAGGCTGGGTACGAAGTTTCACTGCAGATTACGGAGTTCCTTTATTGATAGTAAAATGGTCTGCATTCACAGAACTTGTACCTGATAAAGTTCCTGCAGGAGTTCCCAGAAGACTTCGTATTCCTTCTGCCAGTAACTCAAGATTGTTTCGTCGTGGGCCAATAATCCAGGTTAAATACTCACTAATTTTTTTACGTCTATAAAAAGCATATTGATGATTCCATCTTTATATTACAAGAATTATTGCTAATATCTGCAATCTATGAACTGCAGAATATGGGATCAGTTCCTACAGCTTACATCTTCGCTGCAATCATCCCAGCTATAATGATAGCCGGTCTTTATTTTTTCGACCACAGTGTCGCTTCCCAAATGGCACAACAGAAGGAATTTAATCTAAAGAACCCTTCTGCTTACCATTATGAT
It contains:
- the LOC141717029 gene encoding putative boron transporter 7 isoform X1 — translated: MESIKSPFQGIINDFKGRKACYKHDWTSAILSGFRILAPTTYIFFASALPVIAFGEQLVRDTDGSLSAVDTLASTAICGVIHSIFGGQPLLILGVAEPTVIMYTYLYNFCKGRPDIGKDQFLAWAGWVCVWTALMLVLLAIFNACTIIKRFTRIAGELFGMLIAVLFMQEAVKGLINEFKIPKGENPFEEKYNFQWKYVNGLLAIIFAFGVLFSSLKSRRMRSSPFGPGWVRSFTADYGVPLLIVKWSAFTELVPDKVPAGVPRRLRIPSASNSRLFRRGPIIQNMGSVPTAYIFAAIIPAIMIAGLYFFDHSVASQMAQQKEFNLKNPSAYHYDLLLLGIMTLFCGLLGIPPSNGVLPQSPMHTKSLAFLKKQFFQKKMAKEGKECINRQGSNSELYGKMQAVFVEMDKTPARQASEELKDLKDAVLRVENEENGNRTLDLEKNLDAHLPVRVNEQRWSNLLQSILVGISILAVPIIKLIPTSVLWGYFAYMAIESLPGNQFWERITMLFVRPARWYKVLAGAHASFVELVPQRVIAMFTLFQIVYLGICYAITWIPIGGILFPLPFFLLIIIRERVMPKLVNPEYLQELDAAEYAEMYGNINRNRNIPGQSPSVDETSELEPDDDYEILDELTTRRGEFKLRSNAGRSGYQHQQIYPNGDLRR